Proteins from a genomic interval of Xylocopa sonorina isolate GNS202 chromosome 6, iyXylSono1_principal, whole genome shotgun sequence:
- the LOC143424905 gene encoding uncharacterized protein LOC143424905 yields the protein MSGTEAHGGDTSPTRQPRQSRIHSVGLPIRTSLLPEPPPAGSAAPPPIPRRHSATPAVAPPPIPLRPPAIPKRSKNEKPIPIPLSMRQEGQASRRKASDPTPPSSSVLSSSWTRDSTNEKLIDLGPFRSQTELANQEYSLSFARKEGRERGEGSNDFVADFDKANFEGGCKISQKSSFEELQKASRDLEKRLHERIVKSAESKFKDHQTARDGRQRQGASVQNNRLQSSKMGKEGDAEGCEETADGKSREKITPTQREALQEDETKFAALVRSRREAEKRCKFEELQAASKKLERRLHEEDDQLRTSKERPASRYEELQRASQDLERRLNSEQKPGDAPPRGKYEMEMDRARNILQHNLRKERNCEKLEKLPKATQTNLPPPLSAISQSSVPKPMSVRQDSNVSSDSFSQTSSPSYTSKTMEAPLLPHKYGKVPDRAMVSEPDSTSGRTITKSTSTPASLQTIVRVHGGNNGSLHHKIIRDMTSSHYVTTGRLRFRFVQVLFNAVALLIIAGGLAIYFKSNPETVIRLENKTIYTNMVAFTERSIEEKNPAPGVCLPIIASFCQYHKVPYNFTVFPNYFGHYGQHDAQQDLELYGSVIDVRCYELAALFLCSVFLPKCGSHGHPVQPCRSLCFQTKRRCGFFLDVFGLTLPDYLECNLFPEISNPDKCVGHQEVLEAARRAEKPVCTSGFQCDGTRCIPVDWRCDGHLDCEDHSDETECGECTASSSTSSPAVPAFHSKIVKKPILAKNTILKWPLHCGERRCMSQSHICDGVMDCPWGQDERYCLKLSQSNGDVGEGRLEVYHPEMGKFMPACIPYWDQNSAETICSMLGYTVANSSKLTDQDANVTQREPGSKKTNLLKEFQECITDQEPYPTAELTCSEYACGRRKAVYGNSKVRTRIVGGVESAPGDWPFLAAILGGPEQIFYCAGVLIADQWVLTASHCVGNHSDVTGWTIQLGITRRHSHTFLGKKLKIKRVVPHPNYNLGVAHDNDVALFQLERRVQFHEHLRPVCLPKANMHLIPGTLCTVIGWGKKNDTDSSEYEPAVNEVQVPVLNREVCNLWLAYKELNVTDGMICAGYSDGGKDACQGDSGGPLLCQDEEDKEKWYVGGIVSWGIKCAHPKLPGVYAYVPKYVTWIRNEMAKYSD from the exons ATGTCCGGAACGGAGGCACATGGCGGCGATACGAGTCCCACGCGTCAACCCAG ACAGAGTAGAATCCACAGCGTCGGGTTACCGATTCGAACGTCCCTGCTTCCGGAGCCCCCGCCCGCCGGAAGTGCCGCCCCACCGCCAATACCGCGCCGCCATTCCGCCACACCTGCG GTAGCTCCACCACCGATACCGCTGCGGCCGCCGGCGATCCCTAAACGGAGCAAAAACGAGAAACCGATCCCAATACCGCTCTCGATGCGGCAGGAGGGTCAGGCGAGCAGACGGAAAGCCAGCGACCCGACACCCCCGTCCTCCTCGGTGCTGTCCTCTTCCTGGACCCGCGACTCGACCAACGAGAAGCTAATCGACCTGGGCCCGTTCCGAAGCCAGACGGAGCTGGCGAACCAGGAGTATTCGTTGAGCTTCGCGAGGAAAGAGGGACGGGAAAGGGGCGAGGGGAGCAACGACTTCGTCGCGGACTTCGACAAGGCGAACTTCGAGGGGGGTTGCAAGATCAGCCAGAAGTCGAGCTTCGAGGAGCTGCAGAAGGCGTCGCGGGATTTAGAGAAGAGGCTTCACGAGAGGATTGTGAAGAGCGCCGAGTCGAAGTTCAAAGATCACCAAACAGCCAGGGATGGAAGACAGAGACAGGGGGCGAGCGTGCAGAATAATAG GCTTCAATCGTCGAAGATGGGGAAGGAGGGCGACGCGGAGGGTTGCGAGGAAACTGCGGACGGGAAGTCTCGGGAGAAAATAACCCCGACCCAGAGGGAGGCCCTACAGGAGGACGAGACGAAGTTTGCCGCGCTGGTGAGATCGCGTCGCGAGGCGGAGAAGAGATGCAAGTTCGAGGAGCTCCAGGCTGCCTCGAAGAAGCTCGAGAGACGACTGCACGAGGAGGACGATCAGTTGAGAACGAGCAAGGAGAGGCCTGCGAGCAG GTACGAGGAATTGCAGAGAGCGTCGCAAGACCTCGAGAGACGGTTGAATTCCGAGCAGAAACCCGGGGATGCGCCGCCGCGTGGAAAATACGAGATGGAGATGGACAGGGCGAGGAATATTTTGCAGCACAATCTCAGGAAAGAAAGGAACTGCGAGAAATTGGAGAAGTTACCGAAGGCGACGCAGACGAACCTTCCGCCGCCCCTTAGCGCGATCTCGCAGAGCTCTGTGCCGAAGCCTATGAGCGTGCGACAGGACAGCAACGTTTCGTCGGATAGTTTCAGTCAGACCAGCTCGCCTAGCTACACCAGCAAAACCATGGAAGCCCCGCTTTTACCCCATAAATACGGCAAAGTTCCAG ACAGAGCAATGGTGTCAGAGCCGGACAGCACGTCCGGTCGCACGATCACCAAGTCGACCAGCACCCCCGCCAGTCTGCAGACGATCGTCAGAGTTCACGGCGGCAACAACGGCTCCCTGCATCACAAG ATCATCAGAGACATGACCAGCAGTCACTACGTGACCACCGGAAGGCTTCGATTCAGGTTCGTGCAGGTGCTCTTCAATGCTGTCGCGCTGTTAATCATCGCTGGAGGCCTCGCTATCTACTTCAAGT CGAATCCAGAGACAGTTATACGATTGGAGAACAAAACGATCTATACAAACATGGTGGCGTTCACGGAACGGTCGATCGAGGAGAAGAATCCGGCGCCTGGTGTGTGTCTACCCATAATAGCGTCGTTCTGTCAATACCACAAG GTCCCGTATAATTTCACCGTCTTCCCGAATTACTTCGGCCATTATGGACAGCACGACGCCCAGCAGGACCTCGAGCTCTACGGGTCCGTGATCGACGTCAGGTGCTACGAATTGGCCGCCCTCTTTTTGTGCAGCGTTTTTCTGCCAAAATGTGGCTCCCATGGCCACCCGGTGCAACCCTGCCGCAGCCTCTGTTTCC AAACCAAAAGGCGATGCGGATTCTTCCTGGACGTGTTCGGTTTGACTCTGCCCGACTATTTAGAATGCAATTTATTCCCCGAGATTTCGAACCCAGACAAGTGCGTGGGTCACCAAGAAGTGCTGGAAGCAGCTCGTAGAGCGGAGAAACCGG TGTGCACCAGCGGGTTCCAATGCGATGGGACCAGATGCATCCCCGTCGACTGGCGATGCGACGGCCATTTGGATTGCGAGGACCACAGCGACGAGACCGAATGCGGCGAGTGCACCGCCTCGTCCTCGACCTCCTCGCCAGCCGTCCCTGCCTTCCACTCGAAGATCGTGAAGAAGCCGATCCTCGCGAAGAACACCATACTGAAATGGCCGTTGCACTGCGGCGAGAGGAGATGCATGTCGCAGAGCCACATCTGCGACGGGGTGATGGACTGTCCGTGGGGCCAGGACGAACGATATTGCC TGAAGCTGAGTCAGAGTAACGGGGACGTGGGTGAAGGGAGACTGGAGGTGTACCATCCGGAGATGGGCAAATTCATGCCGGCTTGCATCCCCTACTGGGATCAAAATTCCGCGGAGACCATCTGCTCTATGCTTGGATACAC GGTGGCGAACTCGTCCAAGTTGACGGACCAAGACGCGAACGTCACTCAAAGGGAGCCTGGGAGTAAGAAAACGAACCTCTTAAAGGAATTTCAAGAATGCATCACGGATCAAGAACCTTATCCCACGGCTGAGCTCACGTGTTCCGAGTATG CTTGCGGTCGAAGGAAGGCGGTTTATGGGAACTCGAAAGTGAGAACGAGGATTGTAGGCGGTGTGGAGTCAGCTCCTGGTGATTGGCCGTTTCTGGCAGCCATTCTCGGTGGTCCTGAACAGATTTTCTACTGTGCAGGTGTCTTGATCGCTGATCAGTGGGTTCTGACTGCGTCTCACTGTGTGGGAAA TCACAGCGACGTAACCGGATGGACGATTCAGCTTGGAATCACCAGAAGACACTCTCACACTTTCCTTGGTAAGAAGCTGAAGATAAAAAGAGTGGTGCCCCATCCGAATTACAATTTAGGCGTCGCGCACGACAACGACGTGGCTCTTTTCCAG CTCGAGAGACGAGTCCAATTTCACGAGCACTTAAGACCAGTCTGTCTGCCAAAGGCTAACATGCATCTCATACCAGGGACACTGTGCACGGTGATTGGCTGGGGCAAGAAGAACGACACCGACT CATCTGAATACGAACCGGCCGTGAACGAAGTCCAGGTTCCGGTTTTGAACAGAGAGGTCTGCAATCTGTGGCTAGCGTACAAAGAGCTGAACGTGACGGATGGAATGATATGTGCTGGATACTCGGATGGGGGAAAAGATGCGTGTCAA GGCGATTCAGGTGGTCCTCTTCTGTGTCAAGACGAGGAAGACAAAGAGAAATGGTACGTAGGAGGCATAGTTAGCTGGGGTATAAAGTGCGCCCACCCAAAGTTACCAGGTGTATACGCTTACGTGCCAAAGTACGTGACCTGGATCCGCAACGAGATGGCCAAGTATTCCGACTAG